The Streptomyces achromogenes genome window below encodes:
- a CDS encoding GNAT family N-acetyltransferase, with protein MGRRLVPLTLDNLQDLPRRCRSCVFWELDPVRGEAAVKAGTSALEKESWISAVLLDWGSCGRVVYVDDVPVGFVLYAPPAYVPRSTAFPTSPVSPDAVQLMTAFIMPGYQGQGLGRVMVQTVAKDLLRRGFKAIEAFGDAHWSGPACVLPADHLLAVGFKTMRSHPSHPRLRLELRTTLSWKEDVEMALDRLLGAVQKEPALRPL; from the coding sequence ATGGGGCGTCGGCTCGTACCGCTCACGCTGGACAACCTTCAGGACCTTCCCAGACGCTGTCGCTCGTGTGTCTTCTGGGAGCTGGACCCCGTCAGGGGTGAGGCCGCGGTAAAGGCGGGGACATCCGCCCTCGAGAAGGAGTCCTGGATCTCCGCCGTCCTGCTGGATTGGGGATCGTGCGGCAGGGTCGTCTATGTGGACGACGTCCCTGTGGGCTTTGTTCTCTATGCTCCGCCCGCTTATGTGCCCCGCTCGACGGCTTTTCCCACCAGCCCCGTCTCGCCGGACGCCGTGCAGTTGATGACAGCGTTCATCATGCCGGGATACCAAGGACAGGGACTGGGCCGTGTGATGGTCCAGACGGTCGCCAAGGATCTACTGCGACGGGGCTTCAAGGCGATCGAGGCGTTCGGCGATGCCCACTGGTCGGGGCCGGCCTGTGTGCTTCCTGCCGATCATCTGCTGGCGGTGGGCTTCAAGACGATGCGCTCGCATCCCTCGCATCCCCGCTTGAGGCTGGAGCTGCGGACGACGCTCTCCTGGAAGGAAGACGTGGAGATGGCGCTCGACCGGCTACTGGGGGCGGTCCAGAAGGAGCCCGCGTTGCGGCCTTTGTAG
- a CDS encoding ParB/RepB/Spo0J family partition protein yields the protein MSERRRGLGRGLGALIPAAPTEKTPAQAAIGGGSTSPAAMPVLTTDRGVAAAKVATLPAVSRETEDSSASGVLETPAPPIGAHFAEIPLDHITPNPRQPREVFDEDALHELITSIQEVGLLQPVVVRQLGPGRYELIMGERRWRACREAGLEAIPAIVRATDDEKLLLDALLENLHRAQLNPLEEAAAYDQLLKDFNCTHDQLADRIGRSRPQVSNTLRLLKLSPAVQRRVAAGVLSAGHARALLSVDDSEEQDRLAHRIVAEGLSVRAVEEIVTLMGSRPQTAQRAKGPRAGGRLSPALTNLATRLSDRFETRVKVDLGQKKGKITVEFASMEDLERILGTLAPGEGPVLQKGVVDGGAEETED from the coding sequence GTGAGTGAGCGACGGAGGGGGTTGGGCCGTGGCCTCGGTGCGCTGATCCCCGCTGCCCCGACAGAGAAGACGCCGGCTCAAGCCGCGATCGGCGGAGGGTCCACCTCCCCCGCGGCGATGCCGGTGCTGACGACCGACCGGGGGGTGGCCGCTGCGAAGGTGGCCACACTGCCGGCGGTTTCACGTGAAACAGAGGACTCGTCAGCGAGTGGCGTCCTCGAGACACCTGCGCCGCCCATCGGCGCACACTTCGCGGAGATCCCCCTCGACCACATCACGCCGAACCCGCGCCAGCCGCGTGAGGTCTTCGACGAGGATGCCCTGCATGAGCTCATCACCTCCATCCAGGAGGTCGGGCTCCTCCAGCCGGTCGTGGTGCGTCAGCTCGGCCCCGGGCGCTACGAGCTCATCATGGGCGAGCGGCGCTGGCGGGCCTGCCGCGAGGCCGGCCTGGAGGCGATCCCGGCGATCGTGCGGGCCACGGACGACGAGAAGCTGCTCCTGGACGCTCTCCTGGAGAACCTCCACCGGGCTCAGCTGAATCCGCTGGAAGAGGCGGCCGCCTACGACCAGCTGCTCAAGGACTTCAACTGCACGCATGACCAGCTGGCGGACCGGATCGGGCGGTCCCGTCCGCAGGTCTCCAACACCCTGCGCCTGCTGAAGCTCTCGCCGGCGGTTCAGCGCCGGGTCGCAGCCGGGGTGCTCTCCGCGGGTCACGCCCGGGCGCTGCTCTCGGTCGACGACTCGGAGGAGCAGGACCGGCTGGCCCATCGCATCGTTGCCGAGGGGCTCTCGGTGCGAGCGGTCGAGGAGATCGTGACCCTGATGGGCTCGCGTCCGCAGACGGCTCAGCGGGCCAAGGGACCGCGGGCCGGCGGCCGGTTGTCGCCGGCACTGACCAACCTCGCAACGCGGCTCTCGGACCGCTTCGAGACGCGGGTGAAGGTCGATCTCGGACAGAAGAAAGGCAAGATCACCGTGGAGTTCGCCTCCATGGAGGACCTCGAGCGCATCCTCGGCACGCTTGCTCCCGGCGAGGGGCCCGTGCTGCAGAAGGGGGTCGTGGACGGCGGCGCGGAGGAGACGGAAGACTGA